One window of the Labilibaculum sp. genome contains the following:
- a CDS encoding class I SAM-dependent methyltransferase, with protein sequence MENFDRKKHWENIYQSKELKDVSWFQSSPETSLGFFKQFKANSSAKIIDIGGGDSLLVDHLLDLGYQNLSVLDISEIAIDKAKQRLGERAKKVTWIVADAAAFKPTEKYDFWHDRAAFHFLTGKQDISNYLDTAQKSINPEGVLVIGTFSEQGPKKCSGIEIKQYSESSMNDLLTNFFSKIKCITVDHKTPSGIVQNFVFCSFRKNT encoded by the coding sequence ATGGAAAATTTTGATCGTAAAAAGCACTGGGAGAATATTTACCAGTCGAAAGAATTGAAAGACGTAAGTTGGTTTCAGTCATCGCCGGAAACTTCTCTCGGATTTTTTAAACAGTTTAAGGCAAACTCTTCGGCAAAAATTATTGATATTGGTGGTGGTGACAGTTTGTTGGTTGATCATTTACTGGATCTTGGCTATCAGAACCTATCCGTTCTTGATATTTCTGAAATCGCAATTGATAAGGCAAAACAACGGCTTGGCGAAAGAGCTAAAAAGGTAACTTGGATTGTTGCTGACGCTGCCGCATTCAAACCGACAGAAAAATATGATTTTTGGCACGATCGGGCAGCATTTCACTTTTTAACCGGCAAACAGGATATTTCAAATTATCTGGACACCGCACAGAAAAGCATCAATCCGGAGGGTGTACTGGTCATTGGAACTTTTTCGGAACAGGGACCCAAAAAATGCAGTGGAATTGAAATTAAACAGTATTCTGAAAGCTCAATGAACGATTTGCTGACTAATTTCTTTTCAAAAATAAAATGCATTACGGTTGATCACAAAACTCCTTCGGGTATAGTTCAAAACTTCGTGTTTTGTAGTTTTCGGAAAAATACATGA
- a CDS encoding zinc ribbon domain-containing protein, whose translation MNKVNKICQSCGMPLKKDPKGGGTNSDGSKNLKYCSYCYENGVFLYTGTLTDFQAFCRQKMREGGHSKFISWILTRGMARLERWKK comes from the coding sequence ATGAATAAAGTAAATAAAATATGTCAGAGTTGTGGAATGCCTTTGAAAAAAGATCCGAAGGGAGGAGGCACCAACAGCGACGGGAGCAAAAATTTAAAATACTGCAGTTATTGTTACGAGAATGGAGTGTTTCTTTATACCGGAACGCTTACCGATTTTCAGGCTTTCTGCAGACAAAAAATGAGGGAAGGCGGACATTCAAAGTTTATTTCGTGGATTTTAACCCGCGGCATGGCGCGTTTGGAAAGATGGAAGAAGTAG
- a CDS encoding lysophospholipid acyltransferase family protein produces the protein MIKILSYILSFIFYILFLLLLVIFHPIQVICHKLFGYQAHKNSVDVLNFFLMRVVVFLGVRITSLPKVNLPTDRPLIIVSNHQGVYDIPPIVWIFRKHHPKFISKKELAKNIPSVSYNLRHSGAALIDRKNRAQAIPEIYKLGQLIAKNNYAASIFPEGTRSKTGVMKPFKAGGIEALLQAAPNALIVPFVVDGNYKIEEKGMFPLCLGAKVSYKVLDPIEPLSYTAIELTEMVEALIKKELNQ, from the coding sequence ATGATCAAGATCTTATCTTATATTCTCAGTTTTATATTTTATATTCTCTTCTTATTGTTGTTGGTGATTTTTCATCCAATACAAGTAATCTGTCACAAGCTGTTTGGGTATCAGGCTCACAAGAATTCTGTTGATGTTTTAAACTTTTTTTTAATGCGCGTAGTTGTGTTTTTAGGCGTTCGCATTACCTCTCTGCCTAAAGTTAATTTGCCAACCGACCGGCCGTTAATCATTGTTTCCAATCATCAGGGAGTATACGACATCCCGCCAATTGTCTGGATTTTCAGAAAACACCATCCAAAGTTCATTTCAAAAAAGGAATTGGCTAAAAACATTCCGAGTGTGTCTTATAATCTTCGCCATTCGGGAGCCGCCTTAATCGATAGAAAGAACAGAGCGCAGGCAATACCGGAAATTTATAAACTGGGTCAGTTAATCGCGAAAAACAATTATGCAGCCAGTATTTTTCCAGAAGGAACCAGAAGTAAAACAGGAGTGATGAAACCTTTTAAAGCTGGTGGAATAGAAGCTTTACTTCAGGCCGCACCAAATGCGTTAATTGTTCCTTTTGTTGTTGATGGAAATTATAAAATTGAAGAAAAAGGAATGTTCCCCTTGTGCCTGGGAGCTAAGGTTAGCTATAAGGTTTTAGATCCAATTGAGCCTCTATCTTACACTGCAATTGAACTAACCGAAATGGTAGAAGCTTTAATTAAGAAAGAATTGAACCAATAA
- a CDS encoding SIMPL domain-containing protein produces MKRNVILLLAVFLGWSAMAQAQKNFIDQNYIEVKGLAELEVVPDEIYLNIHLDEEDTKNRESVEVLEKQMFAALKKAGINLEKQLSVSDFASTLQDHFIKRADMKKSKDFELLVHDSKTLGKVFVELDKIKISNISILRVDHSEIEKFRRQVKINAVIAGKEKAIALAEAIGQKVGKAIYINEVSSPYGRQMVNTMMRVKSESFESGKGAPDLDFQKIKLEYAVMISFALE; encoded by the coding sequence ATGAAAAGAAATGTAATACTATTATTGGCTGTTTTCTTAGGCTGGAGTGCGATGGCACAAGCTCAAAAAAACTTTATCGATCAAAATTACATCGAAGTAAAAGGATTGGCTGAGTTGGAAGTTGTACCCGATGAGATCTATTTGAATATTCATTTGGATGAGGAGGACACAAAGAACAGGGAAAGCGTTGAAGTGTTGGAAAAACAAATGTTTGCGGCTTTAAAAAAGGCCGGCATCAATTTGGAGAAGCAACTTTCTGTATCTGATTTTGCAAGTACTTTACAGGATCATTTTATTAAACGTGCGGATATGAAGAAATCGAAAGATTTTGAGCTTTTAGTGCACGATTCAAAAACATTGGGAAAGGTGTTTGTTGAGTTGGATAAGATCAAGATATCAAACATAAGTATTTTGAGAGTAGATCACTCCGAAATTGAAAAGTTTCGCAGGCAGGTTAAAATAAATGCTGTTATAGCTGGTAAGGAAAAAGCTATAGCTCTGGCTGAGGCAATTGGTCAAAAAGTTGGGAAAGCCATTTATATCAATGAAGTTTCATCACCCTATGGCCGGCAAATGGTAAATACCATGATGCGGGTGAAAAGTGAAAGCTTTGAATCGGGTAAGGGTGCTCCTGATCTGGATTTTCAGAAAATAAAACTGGAGTATGCTGTGATGATTAGCTTTGCATTGGAATAG